The Amycolatopsis coloradensis sequence GTTCTCGACCGGCCGGGCCTTTGATGTCCACATAGGTCACCGTTCGGTCAGCGCACGCCTGCTTCATGCCTGCAGGTCCGGTTTCGCGGGGAGTCGTGAGTGATAAAGAGGGTTAGAACGACACTTGCCACTCACGACCACCGCGCGATACTGCGCAAGTACTCAAATCGGGCAGCGGAATCCGACTCGTCGTCCCTTGTGGACAGTCATTGACCCACCTGATCCTCGCGGTGAGCGGCCGCCGACCCACCACCGAAGTAATTGTGTTGCGCGAGCGGCCGCCCGTTCGCATCCTTCTCCCATGACTTCGACCCTCGCCTTCCTGACCCCGTCCTCCGTCGTCCGACGGGTGCGGGTGCAGCAGCAGGCCGGGTCCTGGCGGAGGCCGACACCAGTCCGACCGTGAGCGCCGCGCTCGTCGCGGGCCTGCTCGCCGGGTATGGCATCGCCATCCCGGTGGGCGCGGTCGCGACCTATCTCGTCGTGCTGACGGCCAGATCGGGGCTCAGGATCGGCGCGTACGCCGCGCTCGGCGTCGCCACGGCCGACGGGTTGTACGCGCTGGTCGCGGTTCTCGGCGGCGGCAGGCTCATCCCTCTCATCGAGCCGATCGCCGTACCGCTGCGCTGGACATCGGTGGTGATCCTGCTCGCGCTGGCCGTCCACATCGGACTCAGCGGGATCCGGACCTTCCGCGACTCCGCGAAGGCCGAGGTGACGCAGCCGGTCACGATCGGGCCGATGAAGGCGTACGTGAGCCTGCTCGGGATCACGCTGCTGAACCCGACGACAGTGGTCTACTTCGCGGCGCTCGTACTGGGCAGCGAGGACATGGCCTCGGCGAGCGGAGCGGAACACGTCGCCTTCGTGGCGGCGGCGTTCGCGGCCTCGGCCAGCTGGCAACTGCTCCTCGCGGGCGGTGGCGCCATGCTCGGCAAGGCACTGACCGGACGCCGTGGACGGCTGATGACCGCGCTGGCGTCGAGCGCGCTCATCACCGTGCTCGGTCTGCGGCTGCTCTGGTGAAGAAACAGCCGCGAATCGAGGACCGTGGTTGTCCGCATCGGTTGCGAGGCTGTGCCCATGACCGAAACCCAGGAACGCACCGCCTCCCTCCACTCCTACCTCGCTTACAACGACGCCCCCAAGGCCCTTCGCTGGCTCGAACGCGCCTTCGGCTTCGAGACCACCACGGAGTACCCCGACGACAAAGGCCTGATCCTGCACGCGGAACTGCGGCTCGGCGAAGTCCGGATCATCGTGTTCAGCGCGGAGGAGGACTACGACCGCCCGGCACGCAAGGGCGAAACCGTCGGCCACGGCCTCTACGTGAGCCTTCCGACGCAGGAAGCCGTGGACGCCGTGTTCGCCTCCGCCATCGAAGCCGGCGCGACGTCGGTCTGGGAACCGGTGAACACCGAATGGGGCAACTACCGCTGCCGCGTCGACGACCTCGAAGGCTACGAATGGACTTTCGGCACGTACGTCCCCGGCGAACCGCAAAGCTAGAGCAACCGCGCGAACCACTCGCGGGCGCGGCGGAGCAGATCCAGCTGGTGTTCCCGTTCGGAGATCCTGTGCCCTTCGCCGGGATACACGACGAGGTCGTGTTCGACGCCGAAGTGGCGTAGCGCGCGGTGGAAGAATTCCGCCTGGGACAAGGGGACGTTCGTGTCTTCCGCACCGTGCACGATCAGCACGGGGGTCTCGATCTTCGACGCGAAGGAGATCGGGCTGAGCTGATCGTGCCGGTGCGGGCCTGTTCCTTCCCAGCCGATACTTCCGCCGTGCGCGGCTTCCACCAGCGGACCGAGTTCACCGGTCGCGGCGAGCATTCCCCAGTCACAGATCCCGGCGACCATCAGTGCCGCCTTGAACCGGCGGGTCTGCCCGACGGCCCAGGCCGTCATATATCCGCCGTGACTCCCGCCCGCGATCCCGAGCCGCTCCGGATCGGCCACTCCTTCAGCGATGAGGAGATCGATCCCGGTCTCGTGATCGCTCCATTCCTCCAGGCCTACCCGTCCCGCGACAGAAGCGGCGAATTCGTGCCCATGGCCTTGTCCCCCACGGGGATTCGGCAGGAAGACGGCGTGCCCTGCCAGGGCCAGCCACTGCGCCGACGGGAACCAGCCGAGCATGAAGCGGTCCGCGTACCGGTCATACGGTCCGCCGTGCACCACGGTGACCAGCGAGAAAGGTCCGTCGGCCCGGGTCTTCCCCGGCGGGAGAACGAGCAGTCCGTCCAGCGTGAGACCGTCGGAAGCCTTATAGGACAAGCGTTCCTGCGATCCCCAGAGAATCTCGGCAAGCTCTGGCGCAGTATCGCTCACGCGCGTCAGCGGCTCACCGATGAGTCCACAATGGACATCCACCGGGCGGTGGGCGGTGCTCAGCACGACGGCCACGATCTCGCCGTTCGAAGCGATCGCGTCCGCCTGCCCTCGCCACAACGACACTTCGCCGGCACCGAGCCGGTGAAGGGCCGTGTCGAGACCGTCGGCGACGAGCACCAGCGGCGCGCCGGAATCGACCTGTGCGAGCCTGATCGGACAGGCCACTTCCGGCGTCAGGTTCCGGTGCTCACCCGTTTCCACGGGCACGTCGAAGACCGCCCAGCCGCCCACGATTTCCGGGGTCGCGAGATACGTGATGTGCCAGCCGTCCCCGTCCCGCCACCAGACCGGGCTCTTGGTTTCGAACGCGGACCTCCCTAGGTCACGCCGTTCTCCGCTTTCCAGGTTCAGCACGGAAAGCCGGGGTTCGAGCGCGCCGGGATCGGTCTCCGGGGTCGGCCACGTCACCACGGCGAGCGCCCCGTCGTCCTGGCGACGGGCGACGTCGACCACGTGGTCTTCGAGCAGTGTCGTGATCTCACCGGTTCGCGGGTCGAAGCTCCGCAGCCGTGCCGGACGGAGGCTTTCACTCCAGACCCAGATTTCCGCGGCAGGCGTCTCGTCTTCGGCGATGAACACGATCCGCT is a genomic window containing:
- a CDS encoding LysE family transporter, with translation MSAALVAGLLAGYGIAIPVGAVATYLVVLTARSGLRIGAYAALGVATADGLYALVAVLGGGRLIPLIEPIAVPLRWTSVVILLALAVHIGLSGIRTFRDSAKAEVTQPVTIGPMKAYVSLLGITLLNPTTVVYFAALVLGSEDMASASGAEHVAFVAAAFAASASWQLLLAGGGAMLGKALTGRRGRLMTALASSALITVLGLRLLW
- a CDS encoding VOC family protein, producing the protein MTETQERTASLHSYLAYNDAPKALRWLERAFGFETTTEYPDDKGLILHAELRLGEVRIIVFSAEEDYDRPARKGETVGHGLYVSLPTQEAVDAVFASAIEAGATSVWEPVNTEWGNYRCRVDDLEGYEWTFGTYVPGEPQS
- a CDS encoding S9 family peptidase, whose protein sequence is MLTAELIVDSRVPSEPALSPDGRWIAYQVATIAKGSPEIWLAGVDGEEKPRKLAEGSSPRWSPDSLYFLRDGLIHTEDGPLFAWRSEITAFLPMRERIVFIAEDETPAAEIWVWSESLRPARLRSFDPRTGEITTLLEDHVVDVARRQDDGALAVVTWPTPETDPGALEPRLSVLNLESGERRDLGRSAFETKSPVWWRDGDGWHITYLATPEIVGGWAVFDVPVETGEHRNLTPEVACPIRLAQVDSGAPLVLVADGLDTALHRLGAGEVSLWRGQADAIASNGEIVAVVLSTAHRPVDVHCGLIGEPLTRVSDTAPELAEILWGSQERLSYKASDGLTLDGLLVLPPGKTRADGPFSLVTVVHGGPYDRYADRFMLGWFPSAQWLALAGHAVFLPNPRGGQGHGHEFAASVAGRVGLEEWSDHETGIDLLIAEGVADPERLGIAGGSHGGYMTAWAVGQTRRFKAALMVAGICDWGMLAATGELGPLVEAAHGGSIGWEGTGPHRHDQLSPISFASKIETPVLIVHGAEDTNVPLSQAEFFHRALRHFGVEHDLVVYPGEGHRISEREHQLDLLRRAREWFARLL